One window of Mesorhizobium loti R88b genomic DNA carries:
- a CDS encoding SDR family NAD(P)-dependent oxidoreductase, translated as MSLKDKKVVVTGGSRGLGLGLVEALVEQGASVTVVARGAEALEAVGVRLGVATIAADVRDEDAAYRILGEVRPDIVVLNAGATPRMGRLDQLKWEDFSVSWETDVKAGLYWLQAALNLPLKPGSRVLVGSSGAAVTGSQMSGGYGGSKRMLWFMAKYANGVAQEKNLGIRFQAILPRQIILGTGIGDVAAGAYAGSMGITPEEFITRFGAPMPPRAFGDRVVSVLEDPQYAEGVVFGLNGDAGVTIMEGAAA; from the coding sequence ATGAGCCTCAAGGACAAGAAAGTCGTGGTCACCGGTGGCAGCCGGGGGCTTGGTCTCGGATTGGTGGAGGCGCTGGTCGAACAGGGCGCCAGCGTGACTGTCGTTGCGCGCGGCGCGGAGGCGCTGGAGGCGGTTGGGGTTCGGCTCGGGGTCGCCACCATTGCCGCTGATGTCAGGGACGAAGATGCAGCTTATCGCATTCTGGGCGAGGTCCGCCCTGATATCGTCGTGCTCAACGCCGGTGCCACGCCCCGGATGGGGCGGCTGGACCAGTTGAAGTGGGAGGATTTCTCCGTTTCCTGGGAAACCGACGTCAAGGCCGGGCTCTACTGGCTGCAGGCGGCGCTGAACCTGCCGCTGAAGCCGGGCAGCCGGGTGCTGGTCGGGTCGAGCGGTGCGGCCGTCACCGGGTCGCAGATGTCGGGCGGTTATGGCGGCTCCAAGCGTATGCTTTGGTTCATGGCCAAATATGCCAATGGCGTGGCGCAGGAGAAAAATCTCGGCATCCGCTTCCAGGCGATCCTGCCGCGACAGATTATCTTGGGAACGGGGATCGGGGATGTGGCGGCCGGCGCCTATGCAGGCTCAATGGGCATCACGCCGGAAGAATTCATCACCCGCTTCGGCGCGCCGATGCCACCCCGCGCATTCGGCGACAGGGTGGTTTCCGTGCTGGAGGACCCGCAATATGCCGAGGGCGTCGTCTTCGGTCTTAACGGCGATGCAGGGGTGACGATCATGGAGGGTGCTGCGGCTTGA